In one Cloacibacillus porcorum genomic region, the following are encoded:
- a CDS encoding Gfo/Idh/MocA family protein has translation MSENKKVRVGLCGAGFAGKFHAYGINRAYGVDAQVSVLCEPNRELAEQVAAKYGIPRICADYKELLNDASLNVIDLCTPTNMHHVMIEEALSAGKHVICEKPLTGYFGEPGDPQLVGEVDRKKMYEVVASRLDRLREAVKKSGRLFMYAENWIYAPAVTKSAEILRASKDKIMLMKADESHSGAHTRLADEWKNSGGGALIRQGCHPLSAVLFLKRTEAAARGEAYSVRDVYGDVGTALSNLPESERGAIVARPKDVEDTGMMQLTFGDGTKATVFASDAIPGGIRNTVEVNTTGGNMYCNICQNNSLVSYAANDETLKDVYVTGNVETKRGYQYVMLEEEWFRGQIQEFQDFMECVAFDREPLSNIDIACETAQLMYAAYLSAAEGRKLPFHGL, from the coding sequence ATGTCTGAAAATAAAAAGGTCCGCGTAGGGCTCTGCGGAGCGGGTTTCGCGGGAAAGTTCCACGCCTATGGCATCAACCGCGCCTACGGGGTGGACGCGCAGGTGAGCGTACTCTGCGAGCCGAACCGGGAGCTCGCGGAGCAGGTTGCCGCGAAATACGGCATACCCCGCATCTGCGCGGATTATAAAGAGCTTCTAAACGACGCTTCCCTCAACGTCATCGACCTCTGCACGCCGACGAATATGCATCACGTGATGATCGAAGAGGCGCTGTCGGCTGGCAAGCACGTTATCTGCGAGAAGCCGCTGACAGGATATTTCGGCGAACCCGGCGATCCGCAGCTTGTCGGCGAGGTGGACAGGAAAAAGATGTACGAGGTCGTAGCCTCCCGCCTCGACCGGCTGCGCGAAGCGGTGAAAAAGAGCGGGCGGCTCTTCATGTACGCCGAAAACTGGATCTACGCGCCCGCGGTGACGAAGAGCGCCGAAATACTGCGCGCCTCGAAGGATAAGATCATGCTCATGAAGGCCGACGAGAGCCACAGCGGCGCGCATACGCGGCTCGCCGACGAATGGAAGAACTCCGGAGGGGGCGCGCTGATCCGCCAGGGGTGCCATCCACTCTCGGCGGTGCTCTTCCTCAAACGTACGGAGGCGGCGGCGCGCGGCGAGGCCTATTCCGTGCGCGACGTCTACGGCGACGTGGGGACGGCGCTCAGTAATCTGCCGGAGTCCGAGCGCGGCGCGATCGTGGCCCGCCCCAAAGACGTGGAGGACACGGGCATGATGCAGCTGACCTTCGGCGACGGCACGAAGGCGACGGTATTCGCCTCCGACGCGATCCCCGGCGGCATCCGTAACACCGTAGAGGTCAACACGACGGGCGGCAACATGTACTGCAACATCTGCCAGAACAACTCTCTTGTCTCCTACGCCGCGAACGACGAGACGCTGAAGGATGTCTATGTCACCGGCAACGTAGAGACGAAGAGGGGATATCAGTACGTCATGCTTGAAGAGGAGTGGTTCCGGGGCCAGATCCAGGAGTTCCAGGATTTCATGGAATGCGTCGCCTTTGACCGTGAGCCGCTTTCAAACATAGATATCGCCTGTGAAACGGCGCAG
- a CDS encoding aldehyde dehydrogenase family protein: MAKHEVTPEQLAQLDEIFARARAAEKQIENYTQEQVDRMVRCVAWAAGNPKTFQEICWMGVDEAGAGDRNGRYGKRHKILGVLRDALRQKSVGAIETIPEKGITRYAKPAGVITSLIPMTNPELTPIVTAIYALKARDVVVFSPHPRTVKTTNKVVQVMRDALASIGENPDFLQCVSEVNMDLVAETMKRCDLIMATGGPAMTKAAHSSGKPAYCSGAGNATMIYDETAIPAEAARNTRISKTSDFGSGCSADGNIIISDAIYDETVKALIAEGGYLATDEERALLKKAMWDEEGHRIVATVAVSPQELCRKAGFEIPEDRKFVMVNSEGIGKEFKFSGEKLTTLLTIYKYEGEFENALKMMDEIYKVGGRGHSCGIYSFDEDHIQRLALRAPVTRVMVRQPQSKANAGSAENGMPMTSSMGCGTWGGNQVSENIALKHYMNSTWVARPIMKDQPSEDVLFGEFYDGSVTREQGEVIKF; encoded by the coding sequence ATGGCAAAGCACGAAGTAACACCCGAGCAGCTGGCGCAGCTTGACGAAATATTCGCAAGGGCGAGGGCGGCGGAGAAGCAGATCGAGAACTACACCCAGGAGCAGGTAGACCGCATGGTCCGCTGCGTCGCCTGGGCGGCCGGCAATCCCAAAACCTTCCAGGAGATATGCTGGATGGGCGTTGACGAGGCGGGAGCTGGAGACAGGAACGGACGTTACGGCAAGCGCCACAAGATCCTTGGAGTGCTCCGCGACGCGCTGCGCCAGAAGAGCGTCGGCGCGATCGAGACGATCCCCGAAAAGGGCATCACCCGCTACGCGAAGCCCGCGGGCGTCATCACCTCGCTCATCCCGATGACCAATCCCGAACTTACCCCGATCGTCACCGCCATCTATGCCCTTAAGGCGCGCGACGTCGTCGTCTTCTCTCCTCATCCCCGCACGGTGAAGACCACCAATAAGGTAGTCCAGGTCATGCGCGACGCGCTCGCGTCCATCGGCGAGAATCCCGACTTTCTCCAGTGCGTCTCCGAGGTCAACATGGACCTCGTCGCCGAGACGATGAAGCGCTGCGACCTCATCATGGCCACCGGCGGCCCAGCGATGACCAAGGCGGCCCACAGCTCCGGCAAACCGGCCTACTGCTCCGGCGCGGGCAACGCGACGATGATCTACGATGAGACGGCGATCCCCGCCGAGGCGGCCCGCAACACCCGCATAAGCAAGACCTCGGACTTCGGTTCGGGCTGCTCGGCGGACGGCAACATCATCATCAGCGACGCCATTTACGACGAGACCGTTAAGGCTCTTATCGCCGAGGGCGGCTACCTCGCGACCGATGAAGAGCGCGCCCTGCTCAAAAAGGCGATGTGGGACGAAGAGGGACACCGCATCGTGGCCACTGTCGCCGTCTCACCGCAGGAGCTCTGCCGCAAGGCTGGCTTCGAGATCCCCGAGGACCGCAAGTTCGTGATGGTCAACAGCGAGGGTATCGGCAAGGAGTTCAAGTTCTCCGGCGAAAAGCTCACCACCCTTCTTACCATCTACAAATATGAGGGCGAGTTTGAGAACGCGCTCAAGATGATGGATGAGATATACAAGGTCGGCGGCCGCGGCCACTCCTGCGGCATCTACAGCTTTGACGAAGATCACATCCAGCGCCTCGCGCTCCGCGCCCCCGTCACCCGCGTAATGGTCCGCCAGCCTCAGTCAAAGGCCAACGCCGGCTCCGCCGAGAACGGCATGCCGATGACCTCCAGCATGGGCTGTGGCACCTGGGGCGGCAACCAGGTCTCCGAGAACATCGCGCTCAAGCATTACATGAACAGCACCTGGGTGGCGCGACCGATCATGAAGGATCAGCCCAGCGAGGACGTCCTCTTCGGCGAATTCTACGACGGCTCGGTCACGAGGGAACAGGGCGAAGTAATCAAGTTCTAA